A region of the Sarcophilus harrisii chromosome 3, mSarHar1.11, whole genome shotgun sequence genome:
TTAGTATTAATTTAATCTCCTTTCCTGCAATCATGGTATATTGAATTAGAAGATCAACTTCAAAAAAAGCTTAGAGAGCACAATGCCTACTTGGAATACactaggcgcttaataaatgctgatgtACAGATGGATTGATTATCTAATTGAAATTcctcccctcattttgcagaggaggaaactgcgATTCTCAAATAGGAAAATTTTTGTCCAAAATAACATAGGGAGTCAGTCACAAGGTTTTTACTCAGACTTAGGACTCTCTGAATTTCATTTGGGAATCTGTTCTTTGGTGGTCACAGGGCTTCAGTAGTCCTGGGCAAAGGGCCAGGAGTTAAAGTTAGGAGTCCCAGGTTTGAATCAGAGCCTTGACATTTGCTATCTCGGTGAATTGGAAGAAATCCCTTCAGTGGTCTCGTTTCCCCTCACCTGAAAACACCATGTCACCTCTCTGAGAgttgtaataaatataaatataaatgcagcATACTACATTTGAGCATATGCAGTAAATGCAGGGCAGTTCTAAGCCTGGTGGGCTAGGTCCCAACAAGGATGTGGAGTAAAGGATGAAGTTTTAGAGCTGTGTCTCCCtctacttgttttgttttggtttggttttttttgtctctttccttccctttgcaTGGGAGACCCAAAGGATcccagaaaactggaaaacagcaacaataacagcaaccCAGAACAGCTAAGGGGATTCAGATCCAGACAGTTCTCAGCTGGGTATGTTGAAAGTCAATCCCTAAAAACGACCCCAAAAGGATATAGACTGGCAAAAATTTGGAGTAAAAGACTTCCTAATCCTAGGTCAGTTAAAGGCTTGGACCATAGAGACATTGCTCAaggtgaacaacaacaacaacaaaaacaggttCAGAATTAAACTAAATGATCTGTGAGTTGACCCTTCTGTAGTCCAAAAAACTGGAGTCTTAGAGATGAAGACTTTTCTTCTGGAGAATAAAGCCTCACAGAGCTAAGCCTCTATGGACTGACAGATTTCTCCACTTTTGGAAGAAAAGCAGCTGAAGGGTTTTTCTCTAGTCTGCTGACTGGCTATGTGAAGGGCCTTCACTAAAAAAGCTGATGTTTAAGTATCTGGGCTCCAGATTAAATTAGAGATGCTGTTTGGAGAAGAGATACCTCTCTGatgaggattctttttttttttttcctgaggcaattggggttaagtgacttgcccagggtcccacagctagaaagcattaagtgtctgaggtcatatttgaactcacatcctcctgatttcagggctggtgctctatgcactgcaccacttagctgtcccactGCTGAGGATTCTAATTGAAACTTCAGAAGCTGGTAGCCAAAAGAAATTCCATAGCCCTATACCCAAGCATGACAAACACAAGAGAGTCCTTCCTGGCAGACTACACACCATTTAtgggctgtgtgaccctaggaaagtcatttaacctgtttgtctcagttttttcaataaTACGACAACATAAggtttgtgaggattaaatggaataatatttgtgaaatgctaagcacagtacctggcacattattcataaataatatagaattgtttattccattccctttctccttctccatctcagAGGAAGCAGGTCCAAGAGGATCTTACTGggtattaattaaaaaacaaaccaaccaacccCAAACACCAGCAGCTTTAGAGGCACAAGTTGTCCCTCCACACATGCATCCTGGTCCTGTGTATTTCCTATTCGTATACCCCATTCATGTAAGTTCATCATAGACATAACCTGTGCTTCCTAAACATGTTGACTTTTCCCTTGGATACTAAGTATACCTATGGGAGAATGTGTGGTGGGTTTTTGGGAGAAACTGTTCTATTGCTACTTTTGTAACCatgctatttcattaaaaaatctttgctttgaactaattgtATCCTCTGGCTGACTAGAAAAAGCAAACACTTGGTGGGGGCTCCTGAGCAATGATTGTTTTTGTGTGGATGCAGACCCACAGAGCACCTTGCACCTGGGTTTAGCTTTTTGGAGGGCCCCATGCAGGGGGGAAGAGGAGGTGCCCTCAGGTAGAAATAAAGCGTGTTGTGACATTGTGACTCTGATCCCTGAGTTACTCAATCCTGCATGCCGATGGAgcggggagagggaaggggaatcCTTATTTTCCATGTGATGAAAACCGGGGCTCCAGAAGcaatttgcttaaggtcacacagtaaattgGTGATAATTCTAAGACTGAAGCCTGGGCCTTTTGCTTCTCAGATCGGAGGGCTTGCACAGATACTCTGTAAActcaaaaactatataaatatgtataagtgTCTACTTCCCTGGGCAGCCAATCCGCCCAGGCTCCTCCCTTCTACAGAACATGCTTTTGTTTGTACCTCTCATAAATGTCAGGGCTCAAAGAAGAACCTCACTCAGAGACCCTCTCCttatttggcagatgaggaaactgaggttcagagagggaaagggacttgttcAATGTTAGAGTGGCAGAGCTTGGATGAAAGAACTTTGCTCTGCAGTCCCAGGATCTGGGTTCAATAGTTACCTACTATCTTGGGGGTTTGGTAAATTCCTAAATTTCTTTCAGTCTATAATAAGGGGCTAGACTAGAGGGCTGCTACGGTTACCTAGTTCTAGCTCCAAATAGATAAGGATCACCctgtgttttcctgactcccagacCAGTCTTTTCCATCACATCCCAGTCTCATACATTTTCCCTTCACATCTTATCAGAGCTGTGACTAGGAAGGTGACACCGGGGCTTTGTCCTATGGCACTGACAAATTAAGGAGATTCTCTTCCTCATGGAATTCTCAAGACCACAGTTGCCAAGCAAGATTAGCCTCTCAGAGCTCTCTCTCTCCCAACCTGTGCTTTATAGTGTGACCTAGCTCCTTCACCCAGCCCTATCCCATAGTTCATAGTTGCACTCAGCTCCTGGGAACCTCCCTCCCCTCAGCCCACTATGGAAGGAGGTATTGTGATAGAGCTCTTGGCAACTATCCATCCTCTCCTGACACAGCTGTTGTTACTGTGCTGCTACTGTGGCCTCTGAGCCGTGGAAATTGGACCATACCTTCACCCATGGTTTTTACCTGAGAGAGCGGGGAGGGGTTCctaattctttttcctcatcCCTGATCTTAAGTTTCCAGGGAAAGGTTTCTAcaccttctccctctttccccaccctcAGCCCAAGCAGAACCTTGCCCACTGGAGGCCCCtggtaaatgtttgctgaatataACCCAGGTGAGCTCCTTCCTTCACCATCCACCCTTCCTCCTCCCACTCTCTTCACCTCAAGAAAGGCCAAGAAAATCGTTTTCTATTTATTACAAACAGAGTTTTTATGTAAACAATCCAgtcatttacaaaaaataaatatttggaatgaTTGTAGTGTTgtaacaaataatttatatacaggCAGGGGAGATAAGGCACTTTTTACTTCATGCCAGTCTTTGGTTTAGTTTAAGGAAAAGGTAACAGTGTCTTGGAGGACGAAACAAGAATAGAATTGTGCAAAGATGCCAGATAGGGAGATGGATGGACAAGGGGCAGATGATGGGTAGACTTGAGCCTGGACAAGCAAAGCCTTCTGGCTCTGGGGGCTGGGGTGACTTTGGTACCCAGTATTTCCCCCTACCaacttcttttacattttaaaatgaacacaGAGGTGGAGTAGATGGAATACAGGAGACTCAGAGGGCAGCCCTGGACTTCCTGCTCAGTCTGTGCTGAGATCAACTGCCCCCCAGTGAAGAGTAAAGAGGGGCTACCATGAGTGGTTGTCACTGTTGCTGGTGAGCGTCAGACAGGTCCTGGCCCAAGGCTGCAGCTTACCTCcctgattttctctctctttcatcttatttctctcattctttctcttttctttctctctttctctttttcattttctgtctatctgccccctcctctctccccaagagTTGTAGCTAGAACAATATCCATTATTCAGAATGGAAGTGAGGTCTGGCTAGTCCAGGAAGGACAGGATGCTCCAAGTGATCAGAGTCTCCTACCTAGCTCTGTGTCTCCTACTCACAGCCTGGCACAGACATAGTAGAACCTCAGCAGGATAGAACATCTAGGACTGAAAGATTCCTTAGAGGCTGTCTGGTTCATCCAAGCCCCTCCCTTTTGAtgtttcagaagaagaaactgaagtctgaGGAGTCTTGCCCCAGTGTAAGTagaagagtcaggatttgaacccaaggtcTTGTGCTTCCAATTGAATGCTTCTTCCACTGTATCACATTGTCCtctgaaggaatgaaagaaggaacaCGGGGCAGAAAAGCATCTTGGTTGATGAGCAACGTTGGAAGAAGGGCAAGGAAGAAAACTAACACTCCAGGATAGGCCTTCCTGCTGCAGTCTGAGCCTGGGATGGAATGACTTTGGGCTTCCAGGCCAAATTGTCCAAGTGTACCCCATGAGTTGGCACAATCCACCGTGGACCCCTCTAAGAGTTGCCCAGGATGACGTTACAGGTCCCCAGCAGCAACAGCAGTTTGGAGGTGGGGAGCTAGGGTGTTCAGTGTCCAGCACCGTGTCCACCCTCCATGTCAGGCTCCATTGTCCCACATGCCCTCATGCTGCTTTTCCAACTTTCTTCCTACATACATCTAACTGGACCAGGAGTCTGGAAGCCCTTGGACACCTGGGTTTTTTCAGGCCAATGCTGCATTCCCTTTTTATCGCTTCCTCCTGTGAGACAGAAGGTTGGGTCTGGCACCTCCTAAAGACTTGCGTTGCCACAAATGCTCTTGGGATTTGGCGATGTCCCTGTGGATTGAAAAGAGCTGACTTAGAAGTTTGTACATTCAGACCCTGGAAATAGTACAAGCAAAACATCTTAAACTTAATTCTAGGAAGAAGCCCAGCCTATAGAGGCAGTGAAGTCAGAACCTTTTCTTCCCAAGAATATGTTAGAAGTGACCCAAGGTCACAACTGGAATGCCAAGTTTGAGTTGGGACCTGGACATTTCCTAAATAAGTGTACATGAGCCAGGGTTTGAGGTAGGTCTTCTTTCCATTAATATTATGGAGATATGAGAAGGGGAGATAACACTGGAGCAACTCTTTGAAGTCATTAcagagggccttgaatgccaaatTTTGGGATTTGGACTGAAAATAGAGTTTCTTAAGGacaaaaatgatttctttgttttctttttttttaaaacgttctttttttttttatcccttgtgcctagatgttttttttttttctttttggtgtaaAGATCCATAAGATGAAGAAACCCTCTCTATCAATACTGAACGGTAATTACTCAGCCTTTTCAGAGTCCTAAAGAGTTGTCTGGGAGCAGCGAGAGGTTAAGTGAGCTGTCCAGAATCAGagtcactatttatcagagatgGGATCAAACCCTGTTTTTTTTAACTCCAAGGTCAGTTTTTTGTATATAATACATGATAGAGTCTCTATACCCAGCCCATACTAggtaattcagttcaataaacatttattaagcattgtgctaaacgatggggatacaaagacaggcaaaagatagtccctgacttcgaggagcttaataaatgtttgttaacttcATTTGAATTAACCTTTTCCTTTGGGACAGGGGAACCTTGGATCTGGGAGAGCCAAGGAAAATAGTGAGTCATTGAATAGAATCACGAAATCTCTGAGGTCAATTGGTCTGATCTGAAGGTAAATCCCCTCTGCAACATTTATAACAAGAGGTCATTCAAATACATTTTGAATACCTCTAGAAATGGGAACACTCACCATCTCCTGACCTAATCCAGTCTTAGAACAGCTCAAATTGTTAGGATTGTTAAAAAATTGTTGCATCAACCCAGTTTTTGCCTCTCTGCTGtttcaatttaattgaaaaagcatttgttgTTCTTACTACAACAAATTAAGAATTATGAAAGTTcttaggatacaaagacaaaactggtTATTGCCAtccttcagggagtttacatATTATCTGGGGAATCCCTGTacacaaaaatgtaaatattctacatatctatccatccatccatccctctaTCTAGATAATGTGCATATTTTGCAAATGTGTATATTTGCAAAATTTGTGTGCAGATAtgcatgtgtaaatatatatacagatatacatatatactctctctgtgtgtaggtgtgtgtataATGAAGTAATTTTGTGGCATTAGGGAAATAGCTCAAAAATAAGGGTTTACAGAAAagccatctctaaaatggagcaGTCCCTTCAAttgctcttatttctttcttctggggtcaaacaaaacaaatcttattCACTTTCCatggtagctaggtggctcagtggccaaagcagaagacctgagttcaagcccagcctcagaaacttaaatACTTGGCAAATCACCTCAGTTTTATCATTCGTAAAATAGGGGATAATAACAGTCCATCCCAGGGTTattgggaggaaaaaataagagaatatttgtaaagaattttgtgATCCTTTAAATGTTATATAGGATATAACTGCTCaggataattattattaaatccaCATGAGAGCTTTTCTAATATTAGAATACAAGTTTTACGGCTTCCCTGAGTCTTCTCTACTTCAGACTCAGCACCCCTGGAAGCTCATCTTCATCTAATCCCCATGAGCTAATCTGGCTCTACCTTCTCTGGACACCCAGACACTCCTCAGGGACCTTTCCAAAACTCAGCAGTCAGACTGTCATGGAGTTGAAGGTGTTCCAAGCAGAGCTGAGCCAAGCAGGGGCCATCACAACTCACCTTAGTGCCCTGAGGAGCCGGCTGCCGGCAGCCGCCCTTGGATCCTGAAGAAGAGAGGTTGCGGGAGGCCCGCTATGGAAGGTCATCTTTGGCTTAGCCAGGTACCTGAGGGAAAGAGAGTCTGTGTGACTGACTGTTGCTATGATCACCTGGCATCGGGCCTGGAGCTTAGGGCAGCCCTGGCCCTAGGCAGCTCAGGCAGTTTGGGAGCTCCAGCCCTTGGCTACCCAGTACACGTGAACTCTTCCCTGCACCTGAGAACCCTCCCAGGTGTGTGTGTATTCACTGAGAAGTGGAgggggggggcaggagggagaaggaagaaatcctGAATTACTaagaatttgttttctatttctaaaaaagGAAGGTCATTCCTTATCCTTCCCATAATCTGTCTACAAAGGCAGCTTCCAGCCTGGGCTGCCTCCCTAGGCCAACTGATCTGCTTGTTTATTCCCTCCAGGAGAGAAAGTGTAGTGGATTTGGACTCAGCaaaagtgagttcaaatcccatttctacCCCTTAATATCTCTGGGATCTCAGCAACTCACTTAACCATCctgggtcttaatttcctcatctgtaaaatgggtgggttggactagatgacttctgagatccctttctgCCCTTGTAACATTGTAATAGAGATGGTCAGAGATGGAGTCTCGAGCAGGTGTCCAAAGCCGGCCCCAGGAAAGGTCTGCTCCTCCATTAGCCCCTAACACGTGACCTGTTATGGTAGGctcttttaaaatacttgttgatttaaattggcttgattttttttcttgtttgcaatgaggaaacagacacagAGCTACAGTGAGCTTGTGACAGAGCTAGTGGCCAGCCCGAAAAAAGGCGATCTGAACCCTGACCTAGGACTCTCCAAGGGAATGCTCTCAAGTCCTGgttcctttctcctccactccctccatccctctccctGAGGCTCCTGAGGACTTCCTGGAGGAGGCAGAGAAAGCCAATAGTTCTGAGATCCCATGGACCTCCCTACTACCCCTCCCATTCACTTGAGTCATAGAGGGCTTTTCCAGCCTTCTCATGCAATGGCGATTATGCTAGTCTTAGAATCAAGAAGCTCTCAGtacaaatcttgccttagatatGCAATGTGACCTTAAGCCAAGTCACCCTTTGGGTGTCAGTTTACtcatcaaatgagaatatttgtaaagtgctttgtaaatgttacAATAAGAATGAAGAGGATGGCAACTAATGTTTATACAACACttgccatgtgccaggcactgtgctacttTATAATCACTATCTCATTAAATCCTTGCAACTATCTACATtctacatttgaggaaactgaggcagacagcagttaaCTAATTTTTCTGGGAGTCACAGAACTAGTACatttctgaggctggacttgaaacAGGTCTTCTTGCCTCGAAACCAGCCCTCTTTCCAtcggaccacctagctgccatcattattattgttattgttcttattattatcACTGGCACCCTCCTCCTTCCAGCATGTTTGTGAGCCAGCTGGGGCAGGGCCTGTCAGCTTCCTTTGACAGAAAAGGAGCTGTTGGGTGATTTGTCCTGCAGCTAAGTGGAGGAGCTGGGATGAGAATCCAGGCCTTTTGATCCCTACTGTTGCAAGTGAAGCACAGGATGCTCATTGGATGTGCCTCAGATATCGACATTCTCTCCTCAGCTCCGTTCCCTCAGGTTCTGtaagagccctgaagtcagtgcTGAGGAAGCTGGGTCCTAACCTCCCGGGGGAGGGGGGCTGACTTTTGCCAAGGCTAACACTCTACCTGGGCTCCCCACTTCCAGAATAGGGTACTAACACGAACCTTATGGCCCATAAGTGGATAAGACTCCTGGCGTCCAAATACAAAAGTTTCTACTTCCATACAGAAGGGGACCTCAGCTCTGAGTCCCCAGTGAGCCCCTTTCCGGGCCTCGGGAGGCCGGCCCTACCCTTGACTTTGGGGCCCAGGGACCAGCCTTCCCTGCAGAGCTCCCCGCTGATTTTCCCTCCCTGCAGCAGGTCCTCACCTTGGCTGGGGAAGGTGACAGAAGGTGGCACAGGTGTGGTCTCTGGAGCTGGCACACTCACACCTGCTCAGGGCTCGGCGGCGGCGGCGTCTTGGCGGGTTTCCCAGGCCGTAAGGAGTGGTCTGTCTGTTAgcatggggagaaggggagaggaagagaagacagggggaaaggagagagaaggggagaatcCAGTAAGCCGGGGTTCTGTAAGTAAAGGCACATCTGCCCAAGAACCCTTCCATTCTGCCAACAGGGTAGCCAGGGAAATGGAGGAAGGGTGGCAAAGCGGGCATGGACCTCACAGGCTCACTAGGGCACTCCTGGATCCTGCTGGCACTGAGACAGCCTGAGGAGTAAGGAGAAGAGGGTTCCAATCTTACATTGGAAGCTCACTACCTGCAATACCCGAGGGTCATAGAGTCATAAAAGCAGTTCAGACACTATCTAGccaaacctcattttacagatgaggaaactgagaccaaagagtttaaatgacttgcccagacacACAGGTAACAGGTAATTCATGGTGGTGGGATCTGAACTCACTTTATGTTCCTTGGACTCAATTTGCTCTTctaaaaaatgagaggattatATTAGATGAACTTTGAGGTCTTTACATTTCAGTGC
Encoded here:
- the EDN2 gene encoding endothelin-2 is translated as MVTPSARWCSVALTLLFFLHEGEGHLPPGSVPAKGDQSSHLRIKRCSCNSWLDKECVYFCHLDIIWVNTPGQTTPYGLGNPPRRRRRRALSRCECASSRDHTCATFCHLPQPRYLAKPKMTFHSGPPATSLLQDPRAAAGSRLLRALRDIAKSQEHLWQRKSLGGARPNLLSHRRKR